From Polaribacter butkevichii, a single genomic window includes:
- a CDS encoding acyl-CoA dehydrogenase family protein, with the protein MGTSKKDLLRGGQFLVKETNCEDIFTPEDFSEEQQMMKEAVMEFNDREIIPHKARFEAKDYALTEEVMRKAGELGFLGVAVPEAYGGLGMGFVSTLLTCDYISSGTGSFSTAFGAHTGIGTMPITLYGTEEQKQKYVPKLATGEWFGAYCLTEPGAGSDANSGKTTAELSADGKSYKINGQKMWISNAGFCKLMIVFARIEGDKNITGFIVEFDKENPNGITLGEEEHKLGIRASSTRQVFFNDTVVPVENMLAGRGEGFKIAMNALNVGRIKLAGACLDSQRRIISHAVNYANERKQFKTPISDFGAIKVKLAEMATNAYVGESATYRSAKDIEDRIALRVAAGNTHQEAELKGVEEYAIECSILKVAVSEDVQNCADEGIQIFGGMGFSEETPMESAWRDARIARIYEGTNEINRMLSVGMLIKKAMKGHVDLLGPATEVANSLMGIPSFETPDFSELFSEEKLMISKLKKTFLMVAGAALQKYGPEIEKHQQLLIAASDILIEIYMAESAILRTEKNVKRTSEAAQSVQIAMSKLYLYHAVDIIEEKGKESIISFAEGDEQRMMLMGLKRFTKYQNYPDIVDLRNEIAEKVKAENKYCF; encoded by the coding sequence ATGGGAACATCCAAAAAAGACCTTCTACGTGGTGGTCAATTTCTTGTAAAAGAAACAAACTGTGAAGATATATTTACTCCAGAAGATTTTTCTGAAGAACAACAAATGATGAAAGAAGCTGTGATGGAATTTAATGATCGAGAGATCATTCCTCACAAAGCTCGCTTTGAAGCAAAAGATTATGCACTTACAGAAGAAGTAATGCGTAAAGCAGGTGAATTAGGATTTTTAGGAGTAGCAGTTCCTGAAGCTTATGGAGGTTTAGGAATGGGATTTGTTTCTACATTATTAACTTGTGATTATATCTCTAGTGGAACAGGTTCTTTTAGTACGGCATTTGGTGCACATACCGGAATAGGTACAATGCCAATTACATTATACGGAACCGAAGAACAAAAACAAAAATATGTTCCTAAATTGGCTACTGGAGAATGGTTTGGTGCTTATTGTTTAACAGAACCAGGCGCAGGATCTGATGCAAATTCTGGAAAAACTACTGCAGAATTGTCTGCTGATGGAAAATCATACAAAATTAACGGTCAAAAAATGTGGATTTCAAACGCAGGTTTTTGTAAATTAATGATTGTTTTTGCCCGTATAGAAGGTGATAAAAACATAACTGGTTTTATTGTAGAGTTTGATAAAGAAAACCCAAACGGAATTACGTTGGGTGAAGAAGAACATAAATTAGGAATTAGAGCTTCCTCTACAAGACAAGTATTTTTTAACGATACCGTTGTTCCTGTAGAAAATATGTTAGCGGGTCGTGGCGAAGGTTTTAAAATTGCCATGAACGCTTTAAATGTTGGTCGTATTAAATTAGCGGGTGCATGTTTAGATTCTCAACGTAGAATTATTTCTCATGCCGTAAATTATGCAAACGAACGTAAACAATTTAAAACTCCTATTTCAGATTTTGGAGCAATTAAAGTAAAACTAGCTGAAATGGCTACCAATGCTTATGTTGGTGAATCTGCAACTTATAGATCTGCAAAAGATATCGAAGATAGAATTGCGTTAAGAGTGGCTGCAGGAAACACACACCAAGAAGCAGAATTAAAAGGTGTAGAAGAATATGCTATTGAATGTTCTATTTTAAAAGTAGCAGTTTCTGAAGATGTACAAAACTGTGCTGATGAAGGAATTCAGATTTTTGGTGGAATGGGATTCTCTGAAGAAACTCCTATGGAATCGGCTTGGAGAGATGCAAGAATTGCTCGTATCTATGAAGGTACCAATGAAATTAACAGAATGCTTTCTGTAGGTATGTTAATTAAAAAAGCAATGAAAGGACATGTAGATTTATTAGGCCCTGCAACAGAAGTTGCAAACAGTTTAATGGGTATTCCTTCTTTTGAAACACCAGATTTTTCTGAACTTTTTTCTGAAGAAAAATTAATGATTTCTAAATTAAAGAAAACATTTTTAATGGTTGCAGGTGCAGCACTTCAAAAATATGGTCCAGAAATAGAGAAACATCAACAGTTATTAATTGCTGCCTCAGATATTTTAATTGAAATCTATATGGCAGAATCTGCTATCTTAAGAACAGAAAAAAATGTAAAACGTACTAGTGAAGCAGCACAATCTGTACAGATTGCAATGTCTAAACTATACTTATATCATGCAGTAGATATTATTGAAGAAAAAGGTAAAGAAAGTATTATTTCTTTTGCCGAAGGTGATGAGCAACGTATGATGTTAATGGGCTTAAAACGTTTTACTAAATACCAAAACTATCCAGATATCGTAGATTTACGTAACGAAATAGCAGAAAAAGTAAAAGCAGAAAATAAATACTGCTTCTAA
- a CDS encoding acetyl-CoA C-acyltransferase, whose translation MSKQAYIVKAYRTAVAKAPKGVFRFKRADELGAETIQHMMKELPNLDVKRIDDVIVGNAMPEGAQGLNMARFISLIGLNSVDVPGVTVNRFCSSGLETIAMAAAKIQAGMASCIIAGGAESMSSVPMTGFKPELNYDTVKSGHADYYWGMGNTAEAVANQFKVSRKDQDEFAFKSHMKALKAQAENRFQDQIVPIEVEQTYLDENGKKATKKYTVTKDEGPRKGTSIEALTKLRAVFAAGGSVTAGNSSQMSDGAAFVMVMSEEMVKELNLEPIARVVNYAAAGVEPRIMGIGPVAAIPKVLKQAGLQQNDIELIELNEAFASQSLAVMRELDLNQDIVNVNGGAIALGHPLGCTGAKLSVQLFDEMRKRDMKNKYGMVTMCVGTGQGAAGVFEFLS comes from the coding sequence ATGAGCAAACAAGCATATATAGTAAAAGCATATAGAACCGCAGTTGCAAAAGCTCCAAAAGGTGTTTTTCGCTTTAAACGTGCAGATGAATTAGGTGCAGAAACCATTCAGCACATGATGAAAGAATTACCAAATTTAGACGTAAAACGTATAGATGACGTAATTGTTGGTAACGCAATGCCAGAAGGCGCACAAGGTTTAAACATGGCACGTTTTATTTCTTTAATAGGATTAAATTCTGTGGATGTTCCTGGTGTTACTGTAAACAGATTCTGTTCTTCGGGACTAGAAACAATTGCAATGGCAGCAGCTAAAATTCAAGCAGGAATGGCAAGTTGTATTATTGCTGGTGGAGCAGAAAGCATGAGCTCTGTACCAATGACAGGATTTAAACCAGAATTAAATTACGATACCGTAAAATCTGGTCACGCAGATTATTATTGGGGAATGGGAAATACTGCAGAAGCAGTTGCAAATCAGTTTAAGGTTTCTAGAAAAGACCAAGATGAATTTGCCTTTAAATCTCATATGAAAGCTTTAAAAGCACAAGCAGAAAATCGTTTTCAAGATCAAATTGTTCCTATTGAAGTAGAGCAAACTTATCTAGATGAAAACGGAAAGAAAGCAACAAAAAAATATACTGTAACTAAAGATGAAGGTCCTAGAAAAGGAACTAGCATTGAAGCTTTAACAAAACTGAGAGCAGTATTTGCTGCTGGAGGAAGTGTAACAGCAGGTAATTCATCTCAAATGAGTGATGGAGCTGCCTTTGTTATGGTAATGAGCGAAGAAATGGTAAAAGAATTAAATCTAGAACCAATTGCAAGAGTAGTAAATTACGCTGCTGCTGGTGTAGAACCAAGAATTATGGGAATTGGGCCTGTTGCTGCAATACCTAAAGTTTTAAAACAAGCAGGTTTACAACAAAACGATATTGAGTTAATTGAATTGAATGAAGCTTTTGCTTCTCAGTCTTTAGCTGTAATGCGTGAGTTAGATTTAAACCAAGATATTGTAAATGTTAATGGTGGTGCCATTGCATTAGGTCATCCATTGGGTTGTACAGGAGCAAAATTATCTGTGCAATTATTTGATGAAATGCGCAAGCGCGATATGAAAAACAAATACGGAATGGTAACGATGTGTGTAGGTACTGGTCAAGGTGCTGCAGGTGTTTTTGAGTTTCTGTCTTAA
- a CDS encoding four helix bundle protein has product MAARHNFRKLTIWKDGVSIVKDTYTETKKFPKSEIYALSSQMQRCAVSIPSNIAEGTSKGTDKHFTQYLETALGSAFEWETQLIISFEVGYISEETFKHLERKIQIIQGMITRFMENLGKS; this is encoded by the coding sequence ATGGCAGCAAGACATAATTTTAGAAAATTAACTATTTGGAAAGACGGGGTTAGTATTGTAAAAGATACTTATACTGAAACCAAAAAGTTTCCTAAATCTGAAATTTATGCTTTGTCAAGTCAAATGCAACGATGTGCTGTTTCAATCCCTTCAAATATAGCAGAAGGCACAAGTAAAGGAACAGATAAACATTTTACACAATATTTAGAAACAGCATTAGGTTCTGCTTTTGAATGGGAAACACAATTAATAATTTCTTTTGAAGTAGGATATATTTCAGAAGAAACTTTTAAACATTTAGAAAGAAAAATTCAAATAATTCAAGGAATGATAACACGTTTTATGGAAAACTTGGGTAAGTCTTAA
- a CDS encoding 3-hydroxyacyl-CoA dehydrogenase/enoyl-CoA hydratase family protein: protein MTRRIKKVAIVGSGIMGSGIACHFANIGVEVLLLDIVPRELNDKEKAKGLTLEDKVVRNRLVNDALTASLKSKPSPIYNQKFANRITTGNLDDDIAKVADVDWIMEVVVERLDIKKIVFEKLEKYRTPGTIISSNTSGIPIKFMNEGRSKDFQKHFAVTHFFNPPRYLKLFEVVPGPDCKQEVTDFLMMYGEKFLGKTSVLAKDTPAFIGNRIGIFGIQSLFHQVKELGLTVEEVDKLTGPVIGRPKSATFRTVDVVGLDTLVHVANGIYDNCPNDEAHDLFKLPGFINTMMENKWLGSKTGQGFYKKTVVDGKKEILTLDLDTLEYRASKRAKFATLELTKTIDKPIDRFKVLVGGKDKAGEFYRKNFAAMFAYVQNRIPEISDEIYKIDDAMKAGFGWENGPFEIWDAVGVEAGIELMKAEGKEPAPWVTEMLAAGSKSFYSVKEGATYFYDIPSKSQTKKPGQESFIILDNIRKSNEVFKNSGVVIEDIGDGILNLEFQSKMNTIGGDVLAGINKGIDIAQKDFQGLVIGNQAANFSVGANIGMIFMMAVEQEYDELNYAIKYFQDTMMRMRYSSIPTISAPHGMALGGGCEISLHADKVVAAAETYMGLVEFGVGVIPGGGGSKEMALRASDSFQKGDVELNILQENFLTIGMAKVSTSAYEAFDLGLLQQGKDVVVVNKDRQIATAKAHAKLMAESGYTQPVKRNDVRVLGKQALGMFLVGTDSMQDSKYISEHDMKIANKLAYVMAGGDLSEPTLVTEQYLLDLEREAFLSLCTERKTLERIQHMLKTGKPLRN, encoded by the coding sequence ATGACTAGAAGAATTAAAAAAGTAGCAATAGTTGGCTCTGGAATTATGGGAAGTGGCATTGCGTGTCATTTTGCAAACATTGGAGTTGAAGTTCTATTATTGGACATTGTTCCAAGAGAATTAAACGACAAAGAAAAAGCCAAAGGATTAACGCTCGAAGACAAAGTTGTACGAAATCGTTTGGTAAATGATGCACTTACAGCCTCACTTAAATCGAAGCCCTCTCCTATTTATAATCAAAAATTTGCAAATAGAATTACCACTGGTAATTTAGATGATGATATTGCAAAGGTTGCTGATGTAGATTGGATTATGGAGGTGGTTGTTGAGCGATTAGATATTAAAAAAATCGTTTTTGAAAAACTAGAGAAATACAGAACTCCCGGAACTATTATTTCTTCCAATACTTCTGGTATTCCTATCAAGTTTATGAATGAAGGAAGAAGTAAAGACTTTCAAAAACATTTTGCAGTAACGCACTTTTTTAATCCTCCTAGATATTTAAAACTTTTTGAAGTTGTTCCTGGTCCAGATTGTAAACAAGAAGTTACAGATTTTTTAATGATGTATGGAGAAAAATTCTTAGGAAAAACATCTGTTTTAGCGAAGGATACCCCTGCATTTATAGGAAATAGAATTGGAATTTTCGGAATTCAATCTTTATTTCATCAAGTAAAAGAATTAGGTTTAACGGTTGAAGAAGTTGATAAGTTGACGGGGCCAGTAATTGGTCGTCCAAAATCTGCAACTTTTAGAACTGTTGATGTTGTTGGTTTAGATACTTTAGTACATGTTGCTAATGGAATTTATGACAACTGCCCTAATGATGAAGCACATGATTTATTTAAGCTTCCTGGTTTCATCAATACAATGATGGAAAATAAATGGTTAGGAAGTAAAACAGGTCAAGGTTTTTACAAAAAGACAGTTGTTGATGGTAAGAAAGAAATCTTAACATTAGACTTAGATACTTTAGAATATCGTGCTTCTAAAAGAGCAAAATTTGCAACTTTAGAACTTACGAAAACGATTGATAAGCCTATTGATAGATTTAAAGTATTAGTTGGAGGTAAAGATAAAGCTGGTGAATTTTATAGAAAGAACTTTGCGGCAATGTTTGCGTATGTTCAGAATAGAATTCCAGAAATTTCTGATGAAATCTACAAAATTGATGATGCAATGAAAGCTGGTTTTGGTTGGGAGAATGGTCCTTTCGAAATTTGGGATGCCGTTGGTGTAGAAGCAGGAATCGAATTAATGAAAGCTGAAGGTAAAGAACCTGCACCTTGGGTTACAGAAATGTTAGCTGCTGGTTCTAAATCTTTTTACTCTGTTAAAGAAGGCGCAACTTATTTTTATGATATTCCTTCTAAATCTCAGACTAAAAAACCGGGTCAAGAATCGTTTATCATTTTAGATAACATTAGAAAATCAAACGAAGTTTTTAAAAATTCTGGTGTTGTAATAGAAGATATTGGAGATGGAATTTTAAATCTAGAATTTCAATCTAAAATGAACACCATTGGTGGTGATGTTTTAGCAGGTATCAATAAAGGGATTGATATTGCACAAAAAGATTTTCAAGGTTTGGTTATTGGTAACCAAGCAGCAAATTTTTCTGTAGGTGCTAATATTGGTATGATTTTTATGATGGCTGTAGAGCAAGAATATGATGAATTAAATTATGCTATTAAATATTTTCAAGATACTATGATGCGTATGCGTTATTCATCTATACCAACTATTTCTGCTCCTCATGGAATGGCTTTAGGTGGTGGTTGTGAAATTTCTTTACACGCAGATAAAGTGGTTGCAGCAGCAGAAACCTATATGGGATTAGTAGAATTTGGAGTTGGTGTAATTCCTGGTGGTGGTGGTTCTAAAGAAATGGCTTTAAGAGCATCAGATTCTTTTCAGAAAGGAGATGTAGAGCTTAACATTTTACAAGAAAACTTTTTAACTATTGGTATGGCAAAAGTATCTACTTCTGCTTACGAAGCTTTCGATTTAGGTTTACTGCAACAAGGAAAAGATGTGGTAGTTGTTAATAAAGACAGACAAATAGCAACTGCAAAAGCACATGCTAAACTAATGGCAGAAAGTGGATATACGCAACCTGTAAAACGTAATGATGTTAGAGTTTTAGGTAAGCAAGCTTTAGGGATGTTTTTAGTAGGTACAGATTCTATGCAAGATTCTAAATACATTTCTGAACATGATATGAAAATTGCCAATAAACTAGCATACGTTATGGCTGGTGGAGATTTATCTGAACCAACATTGGTTACAGAACAGTATTTATTAGATTTAGAACGTGAAGCGTTTTTATCTCTTTGTACAGAACGTAAAACATTAGAAAGAATTCAACACATGTTAAAAACGGGGAAACCGTTACGTAACTAG
- a CDS encoding MarR family winged helix-turn-helix transcriptional regulator, which produces MDKHKSIDHELRATWQAVAKVYNEQAVKHDSTMATAFVLLNIDKQNGTPSTALGPLMGMEPTSLSRILKTMEDKGAICREKNPEDGRSVIIKLTDYGREMRKVSRGHVIQFNNTVRAHVSEEDLAGFFKVTSTINKLIADKEIYENVNNKAV; this is translated from the coding sequence ATGGATAAACACAAATCAATAGATCATGAGCTTAGAGCAACGTGGCAAGCCGTTGCAAAAGTGTATAATGAACAGGCAGTAAAACACGATAGCACAATGGCAACTGCTTTTGTTTTATTAAATATTGATAAACAAAACGGAACCCCATCTACGGCTTTAGGTCCTTTAATGGGTATGGAGCCAACAAGTCTTTCTAGAATTTTAAAAACGATGGAAGATAAAGGTGCTATTTGTAGAGAAAAGAACCCAGAAGATGGTAGAAGTGTTATTATTAAATTAACAGATTATGGTAGAGAAATGCGTAAAGTCTCCAGAGGTCATGTTATTCAATTTAATAACACGGTAAGAGCCCATGTTTCTGAAGAAGATTTAGCAGGATTTTTTAAGGTAACATCAACCATTAATAAATTAATTGCAGATAAAGAAATTTATGAAAACGTCAACAATAAAGCAGTATAA
- a CDS encoding ABC transporter ATP-binding protein produces the protein MKNLLEVNNVVKNYGDFRALNDVSLHIPKGCVFGLLGPNGAGKTSLIRIINQITMPDSGAIILDGEELAPHHTAQIGYLPEERGLYKSMKVGEQALYLAQLKGLSKSEAKKRLKYWFDKFDISAWWNKKIEELSKGMAQKVQFIVTVMHNPKLLIFDEPFSGFDPINAQLIAKEILQLRDEGATIIFSTHRMESVEEMCDEIALIDKSNKILDGKLDDIKREFRTHTFQVGLNTANPKEVEAMLKENFEVSPANFKLLNDSLTLNVKLTAANSSNDLLSFLTSRGEVQHFVELIPSANDIFIQAIQKNS, from the coding sequence ATGAAGAATTTATTAGAAGTTAATAATGTTGTAAAAAATTATGGAGATTTTAGAGCATTAAATGATGTTTCCTTGCACATTCCTAAAGGATGTGTTTTTGGTTTATTAGGACCAAATGGAGCGGGAAAAACATCTTTAATTCGGATTATCAACCAAATTACAATGCCAGATAGTGGTGCTATCATTTTAGATGGAGAAGAATTGGCTCCGCATCATACAGCGCAAATTGGGTATTTACCAGAAGAGCGTGGTTTGTATAAATCGATGAAAGTAGGAGAACAAGCATTGTATTTGGCACAATTAAAAGGATTAAGTAAATCCGAAGCAAAAAAACGGTTAAAATATTGGTTCGATAAATTTGATATTTCTGCTTGGTGGAACAAAAAAATTGAGGAACTGTCTAAAGGAATGGCGCAAAAAGTACAATTTATTGTTACGGTGATGCACAATCCTAAATTATTAATTTTTGATGAACCTTTTTCTGGGTTCGATCCTATTAATGCGCAATTAATTGCTAAAGAAATTTTACAACTTCGTGATGAAGGAGCAACCATTATTTTCTCGACACACAGAATGGAATCGGTAGAAGAAATGTGCGATGAAATTGCTTTGATTGATAAATCTAATAAAATTTTAGACGGAAAGTTAGATGATATCAAACGCGAGTTTAGAACGCACACTTTTCAAGTGGGATTAAATACAGCAAATCCTAAGGAGGTAGAAGCAATGTTAAAAGAGAATTTTGAAGTTTCGCCAGCAAACTTTAAATTATTAAATGATAGTTTAACCCTAAATGTAAAATTAACAGCAGCAAATTCATCTAACGATTTACTATCTTTTTTAACAAGTAGAGGAGAAGTGCAACATTTTGTAGAGTTGATACCAAGTGCAAACGATATTTTTATTCAGGCAATACAAAAAAATAGTTAA
- a CDS encoding ABC transporter permease codes for MSKLKLIIQREFIAKVRNKSFIMMTFLSPLLMLGMGALVYFLMKKNDEKVKEIVYVDNSKLFSKDDFKDTETVHYLDYTALGVDETKKKVEEGNYYGALIIPKQDSLELLAHAIEFYSKDSPGMSVIGSLENKIETKIRNEKLNDFGIDLEKIKASKINTDIKMFNFSGEESSKLINGLKIGIGAVAGYLLMMFVIIYGNSVMRSVIEEKTSRIIEIIVSSVKPFQLMLGKIIGNASAGLLQFFIWGIILLVLKTVASSVFGVDVVEMQTARVPAEQMEAVKAATGGGEMQMIMQEVLRLPILKMFVLFIFYFLGGFMLYSSLFAAVGAAVDNETDTQQFMLPIMLPLMLGIYVGFATVMNDPHGSIAILFSYIPFTSPIVMLMRVPFGVSWYELAISMALLLVTFVFMVWLAAKIYRVGILMYGKKPTYKDLYKWLKYKG; via the coding sequence ATGAGCAAGTTAAAACTAATTATACAGCGAGAGTTTATTGCAAAGGTTCGTAACAAATCTTTTATAATGATGACTTTTTTAAGTCCGTTATTAATGCTTGGTATGGGAGCCTTAGTTTATTTTCTGATGAAAAAGAATGACGAAAAGGTAAAAGAAATTGTGTATGTAGATAATTCTAAATTGTTTTCTAAAGACGATTTTAAAGACACAGAAACTGTTCATTATTTAGATTATACTGCATTAGGAGTAGATGAAACCAAAAAGAAAGTAGAAGAAGGTAATTATTATGGAGCGTTAATTATACCTAAACAAGATAGTTTAGAGTTGTTGGCACATGCTATAGAGTTTTATTCTAAAGATTCTCCAGGAATGTCTGTTATAGGTTCTCTAGAAAATAAAATAGAAACCAAGATTAGAAATGAAAAACTAAATGATTTTGGTATCGATTTAGAAAAAATTAAAGCATCTAAAATTAATACAGATATAAAAATGTTTAATTTTTCTGGAGAAGAGTCTTCCAAATTAATAAACGGATTAAAAATAGGTATTGGTGCAGTTGCTGGTTACTTATTAATGATGTTTGTTATTATTTACGGTAACTCTGTAATGCGAAGTGTTATAGAAGAGAAAACAAGTAGAATTATAGAAATTATTGTATCGTCTGTAAAACCTTTTCAGTTAATGTTGGGTAAAATTATAGGGAACGCTTCTGCTGGTTTATTACAGTTCTTTATTTGGGGAATTATATTGCTTGTATTAAAAACGGTTGCTTCATCTGTTTTTGGAGTAGATGTGGTAGAAATGCAAACTGCAAGAGTACCAGCAGAACAGATGGAAGCAGTAAAAGCGGCAACCGGAGGTGGAGAAATGCAAATGATAATGCAAGAAGTTTTAAGGCTGCCAATTTTAAAAATGTTTGTCTTATTTATTTTTTACTTTTTAGGAGGGTTTATGCTGTATAGTTCTCTGTTTGCCGCAGTTGGGGCAGCTGTAGATAATGAAACAGATACACAACAATTTATGTTGCCAATAATGTTGCCTTTAATGTTAGGTATTTACGTTGGTTTTGCAACGGTTATGAACGATCCTCATGGATCTATAGCAATATTGTTTTCTTACATTCCGTTTACAAGTCCTATTGTGATGCTAATGAGAGTTCCTTTTGGAGTTTCTTGGTATGAGTTGGCAATTTCTATGGCATTATTATTGGTTACCTTTGTATTTATGGTTTGGTTAGCAGCAAAAATATATAGAGTAGGTATTTTAATGTATGGTAAAAAACCAACCTATAAAGACTTGTATAAGTGGTTAAAGTATAAAGGCTAA
- a CDS encoding mechanosensitive ion channel family protein produces MEKLKEFLNYSFNLTDGIHLNVKTILVVTIVFVLTSLCINLIRKFVNKSLNEEDKGKFKAVFSFVKYIIYTIVLVIALESSGIKVGVLLAGSAALLVGIGLGLQTLFQDIVSGIFIILDKSLHVNDIIEIEGKVGKVVEIRLRTTRAITIDDKVLIVPNHKFLTTSLFNWTQNGSQTTESVAIGVAYGSDVALVKKLLIEVAKAHPRVLTSKEPRVLFDDFGDSALQFKLLFVINNSYEHLTIKSDLRFAIDQKFRENNISIPFPQRDVHLIK; encoded by the coding sequence ATGGAAAAGCTAAAAGAATTTCTTAATTATTCGTTTAATTTAACAGACGGTATTCATCTTAATGTAAAAACAATTTTGGTGGTAACCATTGTTTTTGTTTTAACAAGTTTATGTATAAATTTGATAAGAAAGTTTGTTAACAAAAGTTTAAATGAAGAAGATAAAGGAAAGTTTAAAGCAGTTTTTTCATTTGTAAAATATATAATCTACACCATTGTTTTAGTCATAGCTTTAGAGTCTTCTGGGATTAAAGTTGGGGTGTTATTAGCTGGTTCTGCTGCATTATTAGTAGGTATTGGTTTAGGGTTACAAACCTTATTTCAAGACATTGTATCTGGTATTTTTATCATTTTAGACAAATCTCTACATGTTAATGATATTATAGAAATTGAAGGGAAAGTTGGAAAAGTGGTAGAAATAAGGTTAAGAACAACAAGAGCAATTACTATAGATGATAAAGTACTTATTGTGCCTAATCATAAATTTTTAACCACTAGTTTATTTAATTGGACACAAAATGGAAGTCAAACAACAGAAAGTGTTGCCATTGGTGTTGCTTATGGTTCGGACGTAGCGCTAGTTAAAAAACTTTTAATAGAGGTAGCAAAAGCACATCCAAGAGTTTTAACATCAAAAGAACCAAGAGTTTTGTTTGATGATTTTGGAGACAGTGCGTTACAATTTAAATTGCTTTTTGTTATCAATAATAGTTACGAACACTTAACCATAAAGAGTGATTTACGTTTTGCTATTGATCAAAAATTTAGAGAAAATAATATTTCAATTCCATTTCCACAAAGAGATGTACACCTTATAAAATAA
- a CDS encoding sigma-54-dependent transcriptional regulator, which translates to MPKILIIEDEAAIRRVLTKIISEENETYHVEEAEDGLLGIEMIKNNDYDLVLCDIKMPKMDGVEVLEKAKKIKPEIPIVMISGHGDLDTAVNTMRLGAFDYISKPPDLNRLLNTVRNALDTKVLIVENKRLKKKVSKNYEMIGESDAISHIKEMIEKVAPTDARVLITGPNGTGKELVAHWLHEKSDRVKAPLIEVNCAAIPSELIESELFGHVKGSFTGANKDRAGKFEAANGGTIFLDEIGDMSLSAQAKVLRALQENKIQRVGSDRDIKVNVRIVAATNKNLKEEIAEGRFREDLYHRLAVILIQVPSLNDRREDIPLLVDFFTDKISVEQGMPKKGFSSAAIKLLQEYDWTGNIRELRNVVERLIILGEKEVSAKDIKLFASK; encoded by the coding sequence ATGCCAAAAATATTAATAATAGAAGATGAAGCTGCTATTAGAAGAGTTTTAACAAAAATAATTTCAGAAGAAAATGAAACGTATCATGTAGAAGAGGCAGAAGACGGATTATTAGGAATTGAAATGATTAAAAATAATGATTACGATTTGGTTTTGTGTGATATTAAAATGCCAAAAATGGATGGCGTTGAGGTGTTAGAAAAGGCAAAAAAAATAAAACCAGAAATACCAATTGTTATGATTTCTGGTCATGGAGATTTAGATACAGCAGTAAATACTATGCGTTTAGGTGCTTTCGATTATATTTCTAAACCACCAGATTTAAATAGGCTTTTAAATACAGTAAGAAATGCTTTGGATACAAAAGTGTTGATTGTAGAGAACAAAAGGCTAAAGAAAAAAGTAAGCAAGAACTATGAAATGATTGGTGAAAGCGACGCAATTTCTCACATAAAAGAGATGATTGAAAAAGTAGCACCAACAGATGCAAGAGTTTTAATTACTGGTCCTAATGGAACAGGAAAAGAATTGGTAGCGCATTGGTTGCACGAAAAATCGGATAGAGTAAAAGCACCATTAATTGAAGTAAATTGTGCTGCAATTCCATCAGAATTAATAGAAAGTGAATTATTTGGACATGTAAAAGGTTCTTTTACAGGCGCAAATAAAGATAGAGCAGGTAAGTTTGAAGCAGCAAATGGTGGAACTATTTTTTTGGATGAAATAGGAGACATGAGTTTGTCTGCACAAGCAAAAGTTTTGCGTGCTTTGCAAGAAAATAAAATTCAACGTGTAGGTTCTGATAGAGATATCAAAGTAAATGTTAGAATAGTTGCTGCAACCAATAAAAATCTAAAGGAAGAAATTGCAGAAGGTAGGTTTAGAGAAGATTTGTATCATAGATTAGCTGTTATTTTAATTCAGGTTCCTTCTTTAAATGATCGAAGAGAAGATATTCCTTTATTAGTAGATTTTTTTACGGATAAAATCTCGGTAGAACAAGGAATGCCTAAAAAAGGATTTTCTTCTGCAGCAATTAAATTGTTACAAGAGTACGATTGGACAGGTAATATACGTGAATTAAGAAATGTGGTAGAACGTTTAATTATTCTTGGTGAGAAAGAGGTTTCTGCAAAAGACATTAAACTTTTTGCTTCTAAATAG